The sequence below is a genomic window from Lolium perenne isolate Kyuss_39 chromosome 7, Kyuss_2.0, whole genome shotgun sequence.
ACTCATGTTAGTTCTAGGTCAATCGAGAATTAAGTTAGTTCTAGATCGACTCTGTCACTATTGGATTTGCATCGTAATTTGTACACATGACAATTACACATGGATATgacgtgttccatacctttctctcAACTGTACATGAAATTGGGTGACCGTGAATTAAGTTAGTTCTAGATCGACCAAGAGCTAGTCGTGTCCTTAAACACAATTCCTATTGGGTGACCTTGTTTGAATTATATTAACTTTTCCTAAGGAAATTTCCAACTGAGTTTTCAACTGTTTCCTAAGAGTTTTATAGAAAAAATTCCATTCAAACATTCTTTTTTCCAAATAATAATTTAACTTTTCTTTGATGCAATCGAACAAAGCTTGATGTAAATAAAATCTTGGAGGAGTCAAGTGGACATGAAAAATAGTTTCTCCCCTGTTGCCCGTGTTTTTTTTTTATATTGTCAAATCAAAGAGCCCATGCTGGTGTCCGGGATAAAAGGTCGCTGGTAAGGCATCCGACATAACTTCATCTCATACTACCAGCGATGAGAGTTTTCCTATGCCCTTTTTTCGAGGACAACAAGCGCTCATATTTTCAATTCTTTCCGATGCATCGTCGCTACCACAGTTCCATGATGAAGTCGGCGCTTGtccattttttttttttatgGAGGCAAAAACTTTGCATCGTGTCATTAATTAAGAAGTTTATGGAACAAGTTACAGTTTTCTATATGTCATGGGAGAAaatcaaggtttaaaatagcgtcGGTCTCCTTCAAACGCTATGGACGCTATATCGTGCTAATTTCGTGCTATATTTTAAATAGCGTTTTGAAAAAATATATTAAATATAGTCTAAAAATAAAGGATTTCGCTAAAAAGGTTTGATATTTAGTCCAAAAaatgactgaatcatacatacataatcaCATATAACAAATAGATCTCTAATTTTTCAGAAGGCTAACATCAGTATtccacaaggcaacaacataatATAATTTTTTTATTAAGAATTATCAGCATTAGCGATATTAAGTTCTAATCTAGAAAAGGAACcgacatattgtagttcatcaccacgaaaaagtgaaagcaacttagATTGAAAAAATAGCACGCTAATGCTATGAAGTTTTAGCACGATATATCATGCTATTTCACAAATAGCGCCATAGCGAGCAAAATTACTAAAATTTAGCGTAGACCCTCTAAATATGCTATTGCGTGGCATTAGCggagaaatagcgcgctattttaaaccttggagAAAATACCCATCCCATTTTACACAAACCTACTCTCGCGGCaaaagtttacacaagtgttttgcATCCTCGGTCACCCAATTTCTTGCTTCTTCCTTGATCTTCGCGGCAAAGAAAGAAGTGTGCCAAAAAAAACCTCGCAGTTCTTTCTTTTGAAATCTCCTAAGTGACCAACATAACAAGAGAGGTGATGCTTTTGCGTCGGCGACCAACTCCGAGGACAAGGGAGTGCCAGCAATCATGAACCGAGGTGATGGAGGCCCATGGGTTGGTCGTGATCTCCGGAGCTCTGACTCAAGCCTTTATGTTTTCCAAGATCCTAAGCAAGTATCAGCATTGGAGCAAAATATGCACCACGCTCTTAGGAGCTTGCTTACAGAGTTGGCAAAGTTCACACTTTGGCCTATCTCTCTTCGCAAACCTGCCTGTTGTAGTACGCTGTCCACACCTGGTTGTGATAGAAATGGCCTCAGCTCCAATAAACTGGATATTGATGCCGACTTGGAGGTATATTTGCCCAAGCACTTTTCCTTTTCTTTCAGAACACACAACATTTTTATTAAGATCGGAAGTGAATATTTACAGGAGTTTGTTGTTTTTCTACTAGACTAGATTGAAAATTCAGTAGATGACTGCCACATGTAGATGACAATTTAACAGGGTGCAGTGGAAAATATATGTAGACGAATAAGGAGAATTCTTATAAAACGGAGCAGATTTCCCAAATATACACATGTCGGCACAGTTTGTAGCAGTGCGAAAATGTTAAGAATAAACAATACCTAATACACGGGCAAAGAATAATTGTTCACCCTACACCGAAATAGGAGCATTAAAATGCCAAACACAACACGGACAAGCATAGGTTTTGACGGAAAGAGTACCTCACTAGTCGACCAAAGGCACTTGTGGTGATGCAGAGGTCTCTACACCGAGGCCAGCATAGGTTGAGCCTAGGCATGTACGGTAAAGCCACGTACAATGGGGTGTGCTTACGGAAAGGTGCCAGTATCTTCCTTCTGTAAATAAGCATTAGTGTCTAAATAAAACACGGGTGATTTTTCTAAGCATCTCTTTAAGCACCTTGCATTGTACATACCCAAATTATCTCTTACTGACGTAAATTCATGAGACAATAATGAGGACAAAACAGTTGATTACCTTGATTTGTAAACTCTGAATATTTAAAACTTCACAATAAAAACGGTTGTGTGCATCACTTTGATGCAGAAGCTAGAGCAATGCTCCCCATTTCGGAAAAAAAATGCAAAGTATAAAATAGTTATTCTAGTTCGCCAAAAGAGAAATACTAGTTAATGTTAGAGGTAGCCGGCCTTGTGCTGCAGGCGGAACGTCGCCAACTCCGTCTCTCTATCATCCAGATTTTGTCACATCTCTTTTGTTTTGAGCACCTCTGACCATGTGACGCCATTAACCGTCTCAGTAACTGGTCCTCCGGATGGCAGAAGCGCCAATGACCGTCGTCGGCGTCGCAACAACATTTATCTGTAGCAAAGTTTAAACTTCAAAACAGCTCACTTGTATAAAGTGAAATGTGAGCGAACAGTTTACCTTCGGATCTTGGCAGATCGAACTGCTAGGCGGGCGTCATTTCTTTGATTAATTTATCAGTGGCATCGTCGCTGTGTGCCTTTGGTTTGTACGTAGGCGACTATAGACGGCTATTTTGGACATGGAGGGCGACATGGGCATCTGAGACATCCGTCTTTTGTTGTCGCCCAATATACTCCATCTTGCTCTCTCTGTCTCTCATAGTATATGAGGCAGTGTCCTTCTTTCTCTTCTTGTTGCTAAACTTGGTATTGGCGTGCCACTTTTTAATCTTCTGAATGAAAAATTTCTAACCCATCATCTCTTGGAACCAAAATATATTTAAAAAAATGAGCACATGGAACCAACTTTTAGGTGCTTGCCCGCAGATTATTTGTGCTGCCcagcacattgcctaaccctcctAGCTACTCCATCTGCTACACGCTAGAGCTATGGAAGCAGCAGATGAGGAGAGGCCTCTGCTTCATCTCCTACCCCATCTTCAGGTATCACCtactctttttcttcttttctcacACATGTGAAGAACAGAAGTAATTCAGTTCGTCTCAGTTCTCTTCGAAGATTCACAGTTTCAGATCCCAAACTCAATATCTGTGTACTGTACTATAGGATGGAAGTTCTGAATATGCCAGCGATGGATCAGTTGATATCAACAAACAGCCTGCTCTGAAGCGAAATACAGGCAATTGGAGGGCATGCTACATGATTTTAGGTAATATACCAGACAGAAGTTCAGGCAAACTGCTCctgttcttctcttctttccttgcgGGCTAACCACTTGAACACATCCTAGGTGTTGAGTTCTGCGAATGTGTGGCCTTCTTTGCGATTGCGAAGAACTTGGTAACGTACCTCACCACTGTGCTCCACGAAAGCAAAGTCACTGCCGCACGGAATGTTTCTGCCTGGGTCGGTGCCAGCTTCCTCACGCCACTTATTGGAGCCTTCTTGGCTGACACTTATCTGGGAAGATACTGGACGATAGTTGTTTCCCTCCCAGTCTGCACCGTTGTAAGTGTAACACAGCTAGCAAACCTTATTTCAACTGTGTGATACCTGCATCTCTGAACAATTCCAGTTTGTCAGGGAATGCTGGTTCTCACAGTTTCAGCATCAGTCCCAACATCTTACTACCGTGCTGGTGTTCATCATATCGTGGTCTACCTGGGACTCTATCTTGCTGCATTCGGGAGCGGCGGTATCAAGCCCTGTGCACCAGCTTTTGGGGCCGACCAGTTTGATATTGGGGACCCAATGGAACTAGCTAAGAAGGGTTCCTTCTTCAACTGGTACTACTTCTTGATAAACCTCTGCTCGCTTCTGTCAAGCACCGTGCTTGTCTGGTTGCAGGACAATGTTGGGTGGGGGGTCAGCTTTGCAATCCCAACGGTGCTCATGGTCTTGGGCCTCGCAGTATTTGTTAGCGGCTCGAGGGTGTACAGGTTTAGGAAACTGGGAAAAAGCCCATTTATAAGTCTCTGTCAGGTGATGGTTGCGGCTGCCCGGCAGTGGCGTGTGGAATTGCCAGATGATAACTCGCTTTTGTCCAGGGACATGTTGCCCTGGTCTGATTCTTTCAACGGCAATGGTTTGTCCTATGGCAAACTACATTGGAGGTCCGAAAAGCTGATGATCAGCGATGGAGCCGCGTCGAGCTCAGGTGAAGAGGTGATCTgcccattttttccttggtggctgCTACGGTGGTGCCAAAGAAGATGGATAGGCGTTGGTTTGTCACATAGGTTTATCCTATCTTTCCAGATCTGTAAGATCGGTGTATACGTACTTTGTATCTCGTCTTTTATTTATCAATGAGAATCGTATtaccatgcaaaaaaaaaaaagatgataACTCGCTTTTGTATGAGCTGACCAGATCGTCACCAGAAGCTGAATCAAGCCATAAAATTCAGCATACAAATCAATTCAGGTACAGTTAATGACTTAATGCACAATACATGTCAACTTATGGTCAATTTTGGCATTTGAAAACAATTCACTTTCATTGAGCAATTGCATCTTTGGTACGAAAAACAATAATTTACTTGCGAGTTGTGTCATCTTTAGTAGTGAAAACAAGTTTGCTATTGAACCATATGTAGAAAATATATCTATGATTAAAATGCTCTTACGTCTTATGGCTATATGATTGCAATCTTCAGATTCCTTGACAAGGCTGCCATTGTCCTGCCCCCATCAGACAAAACATGCACGGTGTTGCCGACGTGTTCATGGAAGCTCTGCACTGTCACCCAAGTTGAGGAGCTGAAGATACTGCTACGGATGTTTCCCATATGGGCATCTTTCGTGATCTTCTATGCAGTCTCTGGGCAGTTGACATCAACGTTTATCGAGCAGGGAATGGTCATGGACAAGCGTGTTGGCCCTTTTGCAATCCCACCTGCTTCCCTCTCTATCTTTGGAGTGTTCAGTGTCCTCATCTGGGTGCCCATCTACGAAACTGTGTTAGTGCCACTCGCACGGCGTTATACTAGCAATGAAAAAGGCTTCTCACAAACACAGCGCCTTGGAATTGGCTTTGCAATGTCAATGCTGACCATGGTCTACTCTGCATTGCTCGAGATGAAGAGGCTGGCGATCGCACAAGCCAGCAGCCTGGAAGATCAGAATGTTCCTGTGCCAATGAGCATTCTGTGGCAAGCACCATCATATGTACTGCATGGTGCAAGTGAGGTTTTCGCCGGAATTGGCATGACGGAGTTCTTTTATGATCAGGCCCCATATTCCATGAAGAGCCTCTGTGCAGCACTGGCGCAGCTTGCAATTGCCTCTGGATCTTACTTCAACACGCTCGTGTTTGGTGTTGTCGCAGTGGCCACGACACGTGGTGGGGCACCTGGGTGGATCCCAGACAACCTGAACGAAGGGCATTTGGACTACTTCTTCTGGATGATGGCTGCTCTTAGCATACTGAATCTGGCACAGTTTATGCACTACTCCTTGCGGTATAGAGAGAAGACAACTTCTTGACCCAAAATAGTGGAGACTCGCCATGAGCTTAAATCTTTTCTATTATACCACAATATAAAAATATTCTGACGCATTTTGTGTGTATGGTGCACAGCATTTGTAACTCCATCACCATCGTAATGATAGATAATGTGATCTAAGAGTTTATCGTCATATATATAATTGTGTCCTGTTTTCCTAATATTTGATGGTATTTGAACTATTATCTTACTACATATCGTCAAACACATGCGATGATATACCAGTTAAGGATTTAGGATGAAATGAAAAGGCAAAAGGATTTCCAGAGCCATTTTAATATTTGAATTTATACAAGAATCAATAACATAAATAAAGAGAGGTCTGAAGAAT
It includes:
- the LOC127326229 gene encoding protein NRT1/ PTR FAMILY 8.3, with translation MEAADEERPLLHLLPHLQDGSSEYASDGSVDINKQPALKRNTGNWRACYMILGVEFCECVAFFAIAKNLVTYLTTVLHESKVTAARNVSAWVGASFLTPLIGAFLADTYLGRYWTIVVSLPVCTVGMLVLTVSASVPTSYYRAGVHHIVVYLGLYLAAFGSGGIKPCAPAFGADQFDIGDPMELAKKGSFFNWYYFLINLCSLLSSTVLVWLQDNVGWGVSFAIPTVLMVLGLAVFVSGSRVYRFRKLGKSPFISLCQVMVAAARQWRVELPEKKDDNSLLYELTRSSPEAESSHKIQHTNQFRFLDKAAIVLPPSDKTCTVLPTCSWKLCTVTQVEELKILLRMFPIWASFVIFYAVSGQLTSTFIEQGMVMDKRVGPFAIPPASLSIFGVFSVLIWVPIYETVLVPLARRYTSNEKGFSQTQRLGIGFAMSMLTMVYSALLEMKRLAIAQASSLEDQNVPVPMSILWQAPSYVLHGASEVFAGIGMTEFFYDQAPYSMKSLCAALAQLAIASGSYFNTLVFGVVAVATTRGGAPGWIPDNLNEGHLDYFFWMMAALSILNLAQFMHYSLRYREKTTS